One segment of Panicum virgatum strain AP13 chromosome 3K, P.virgatum_v5, whole genome shotgun sequence DNA contains the following:
- the LOC120699958 gene encoding adenine phosphoribosyltransferase 1-like, with the protein MPLRLQPRLRLLPSSAAAAASAPPLFPPRGPASATGSSARPTGGRRRRGPAVAMASGDARVAGIASSIRVIPDFPKPGIMFQDITTLLLDPKAFRDTIDLFVERYKDQGITVVAGVEARGFIFGPPIALAIGAKFVPLRKPKKLPGEVISEEYSLEYGTDKIEMHVGAVDANDRALVVDDLIATGGTLCAAVKLLERVGAKVVECACVIELPELKGRDKLGDRPVFVLVKADGA; encoded by the exons ATGCCGCTGCGGCTCCagccccgcctccgcctcctcccgtcgtcagcggcagcagcagcgtcggcgccgccgctttTTCCTCCGCGCGggcccgcctccgccaccggatCGAGCGCGCGCCCCACAGGCGGGCGCAGGCGGCgcgggccggcggtggcgatggCGTCCGGCGACGCGCGCGTGGCGGGGATCGCGTCCTCCATCCGCGTCATCCCCGACTTCCCCAAGCCAG GGATCATGTTTCAGGACATCACGACGCTGCTCCTGGATCCCAAGGCGTTCCGCGACACGATCGACCTCTTTGTTGAGCGGTACAAGGACCAAGGGATCACCGTAGTTGCTG GTGTTGAAGCTAGGGGTTTTATCTTTGGCCCTCCTATTGCTTTAGCCATTGGTGCAAAATTTGTACCTTTGAGAAAGCCGAAAAAGTTGCCAG GTGAGGTGATCTCTGAAGAATATTCTTTGGAATACGGCACTGACAAAATAGAAATGCATGTCGGAGCTGTGGATGCTAATGATCGAGCACTTGTTGtcgatgatctcattgccaccGGTGGAACACTGTGTGCAGCTGTCAAACTTCTTG AGCGTGTTGGAGCAAAGGTGGTTGAGTGTGCTTGTGTCATTGAATTGCCGGAATTGAAG GGCCGGGACAAGCTAGGGGACAGGCCTGTTTTTGTCCTTGTGAAAGCAGATGGAGCCTGA
- the LOC120699956 gene encoding cyclin-D5-2-like isoform X1, producing the protein MMPVEAAAEDWPACAFSLTCEEDGADLGDGSVDDGELFSPYNARDEEEEEYLEQLVFKEASFCCSSDSAPDCDGDGDGDGDVDGDHQLVFSEEWFRQARLAAVKWILETRGFFGFGHRTAYLAIAYFDSFLLRRRVDREAMPWAARLLSVACVSVAAKMEECRVPALSEFDAGDYDFCSASIRRMELLVLSTLGWRMGAVTPFDFLPCFSSRLHPHGGAGAGGRVALKAIGFIFATAEGWFAGSVLDHRPSTVAAAAILAATYGPLLTKEALDSKMSYLPPSCLIEKEHVHACYSMMVGDMNRRGNKRSLPCSGSNEVASSTYDSVLVDDVTDTAAFATAVAARNKRIRLELPGIS; encoded by the exons ATGAtgccggtggaggcggcggcggaggactgGCCGGCGTGCGCGTTCTCGCTCACCTGCGAGGAAGACGGCGCCGACCTCGGCGACGGCTCcgtcgacgacggcgagctctTCTCCCCCTACAATGCCCgcgacgaggaggaagaggagtacTTGGAGCAGCTGGTGTTCAAGGAGGCCAGCTTCTGCTGCTCCTCCGACTCCGCCCCCGactgcgacggcgacggcgacggcgacggcgatgtgGACGGGGACCACCAGCTCGTCTTCTCCGAGGAGTGGTTCCGGCaagctcgcctcgccgccgtcaaGTGGATTCTTGAA ACGCGCGGATTCTTCGGGTTCGGCCACCGGACGGCCTACCTCGCCATCGCCTACTTCGATagcttcctcctccggcgacgCGTCGAT AGGGAGGCGATGCCGTGGGCGGCGCGGCTGCTGTCCGTGGCGTGCGTGTCCGTGGCCGCCAAGATGGAGGAGTGCCGGGTGCCGGCGCTGTCGGAGTTCGACGCCGGCGACTACGACTTCTGCTCGGCGTCGATCCGCCGGATGGAGCTGCTCGTGCTGTCCACGCTCGGGTGGCGCATGGGCGCAGTCACGCCCTTCGACTTCCTCCCCTGCTTCTCCTCGCGGCTCCACccgcacggcggcgccggcgccggtggccgCGTCGCCCTCAAGGCCATCGGTTTCATCTTTGCCACGGCCGAAGGTTGGTTTG CTGGTAGCGTGCTTGATCACAGGCCGTCCACTGTGGCTGCAGCTGCAATCTTGGCAGCAACCTATGGACCTCTACTGACCAAAGAGGCACTGGATTCCAAGATGAGCTATCTTCCTCCGTCTTGTCTTATTGAGAAG GAGCATGTACATGCTTGCTACAGTATGATGGTTGGAGACATGAACAGGAGGGGTAACAAGAGATCATTGCCATGTTCAGGCTCCAACGAGGTTGCCAGTAGTACATATGATTctgttcttgttgatgatgttaCCGACACCGCCGCCTTTGCGACGGCGGTAGCAGCGAGGAATAAGCGGATTAGGCTGGAGCTGCCGGGCATCAGTTGA
- the LOC120699957 gene encoding transcription factor RSL3-like has protein sequence MEAGGLIAEVGWTEFDFLSHGEESEVMAQLLGAFPSHGEEGHHELPWSDQASNAYSDNIGSSLAVPPAYEGYCFSDSNEALRISSCIAPEDLNSVQEYGATEFVNMFSNHSPNFYGNGDGSCEDLDDPSIRMLDSASAANKRKHLAEELDGQTRGRKCARKGETKRTKRTKQSGDEDASMAIASGSPASCCTSDSESNASLESADADARPKGKARASRGATTEPQSIYARKRRERINERLKILQNLVPNGTKVDISTMLEEAVHYVKFLQLQIRLLSSDDMWMYAPIAYNGMNIGIDLKMDR, from the exons ATGGAGGCTGGAGGGTTGATCGCTGAGGTCGGTTGGACCGAGTTCGACTTTCTGTCGCATGGAGAGGAATCGGAGGTAATGGCGCAGCTGCTAGGTGCCTTCCCCTCCCATGGTGAGGAAGGCCACCATGAACTGCCTTGGTCCGATCAAGCTTCCAATGCATACAGTGACAACATTGGAAGCAGCCTTGCTGTCCCACCTGCATATGAGGGCTACTGTTTCAGTGACTCAAATGAAGCTCTGAGGATCAGCTCCTGCATTGCACCTGAGGACCTGAACTCGGTCCAGGAGTATGGTGCAACCGAGTTTGTCAACATGTTCTCAAACCACTCCCCTAATTTTTATGGGAATGGTGACGGGAGCTGCGAGGATCTGGATGACCCAAGCATTCGCATGCTCGACTCAGCAAGTGCAGCCAACAAGAGAAAGCACTTGGCTGAAGAACTTGATGGTCAAACAAGA GGCCGGAAATGCGCAAGGAAAGGTGAAACAAAGCGAACAAAGAGGACCAAACAGAGTGGAGATGAGGATGCGAGTATGGCCATCGCAAGTGGAAGCCCAGCAAGTTGCTGCACATCTGACAGTGAATCCAATGCCTCTCTGGAGTCTGCAGATGCTGATGCTCGTCCAAAGGGCAAGGCTCGGGCAAGCCGCGGCGCAACAACTGAACCCCAGAGCATCTATGCAAGG AAAAGGAGGGAAAGGATCAATGAGAGGCTGAAGATTCTGCAGAACCTGGTGCCCAACGGGACCAAAGTAGATATCAGCACCATGCTTGAGGAGGCAGTCCACTATGTGAAGTTCCTGCAGCTTCAGATCAGG ctgctGAGCTCGGACGACATGTGGATGTATGCACCGATCGCGTACAACGGGATGAACATCGGGATCGATCTGAAGATGGATAGATGA
- the LOC120699954 gene encoding cytoplasmic tRNA 2-thiolation protein 2-like, with product MAAAASACGGAGCGPHCSSPSAAGAEEGDPAERMGRLSIAAGAAATCGKCDGGGPAVAVSGGAGMCRECFRAYLFGKFKLAVTSNAMVCPTDAVLLAFSGGPASRVSLQFIHEMQSKAIQSWETSNSQALPAFGIGVAFVDESALSVRPEHKTETAAEDIESIVSSLSPGNKQVHFAPLEDVFSSASEDKAARLKEVLSMIDDETGRDDFVCCLRMLSLQKIALENGYTKIMLGTCASGRACHVLSATVKGQGYSLPADVQYVDTRWEVPVVLPLHDCLAQELSLLCELDSLKTQQLLDRPCSGINSLVASFVSRLREENPSREHTILRTAQKLKPFSFNKFSANGYHDFLPSRLRPKFQNVDTNESNFSEILCLICGSPFSESEFQNLENTKHKAQKKIDLYTAHCCQSCNFQILPAATDAYEHFFSLLPKSWTEKVDAASVSNSSLRDQIKDYLLEEDDVN from the exons atggccgccgccgcctccgcctgcggcggcgcgggctgcggcccgcactgctcctccccctccgccgcAGGCGCCGAGGAGGGCGATCCGGCGGAGAGGATGGGCCGGCTTtcgatcgccgccggcgccgccgccacgtgcGGCaagtgcgacggcggcggcccggccgtcGCGGTGTCCGGAGGCGCTGGTATGTGTCGGGAATGCTTCCGGGCCTACCTGTTCGGGAAGTTCAAGCTCGCCGTCACTAGTAATGCCATGGTGTGCCCCACCGACGCCGTCCTCCTCGCCTTCTCCGGCGGCCCCGCCTCCAG GGTGTCTCTGCAATTCATACACGAGATGCAGTCCAAGGCAATCCAGAGCTGGGAGACGAGCAACTCGCAGGCCCTGCCGGCCTTCGGCATTGGTGTTGCATTTGTCGACGAGAGTGCCCTTTCGGTGAGGCCGGAACACAAAACTGAGACGGCGGCTGAAGATATCGAGTCGATCGTGTCCAGTTTGTCCCCAGGCAATAAGCAAGTGCATTTTGCCCCTCTTGAGGATGTGTTCTCATCCGCATCAGAGGACAAGGCAGCCAGGCTGAAGGAGGTGCTCAGCATGATCGATGATGAGACAGGGAGGGATGACTTTGTTTGCTGCTTGCGCATGCTGTCACTGCAGAAG ATTGCACTGGAAAATGGCTACACCAAGATCATGCTAGGGACATGCGCTTCTGGAAGAGCATGCCATGTGCTATCTGCCACCGTGAAG GGGCAAGGCTACTCTTTACCAGCTGATGTCCAATATGTCGATACACGGTGGGAAGTACCTGTGGTTCTTCCACTCCATGATTGCCTAGCCCAAGAGCTTAGCTTGCTCTGTGAACTTGATAG TTTAAAGACGCAGCAACTTCTTGATAGGCCTTGCAGTGGCATCAACAGCTTAGTTGCCTCCTTTGTTTCACGGCTAAGG GAAGAGAATCCTTCTCGAGAGCATACCATTTTAAGAACTGCACAAAAGCTTAAGCCATTCTCTTTTAACAAGTTCTCAGCAAACGGCTATCATGATTTCCTGCCATCACGGCTTCGTCCCAAGTTTCAGAATGTTGATACCAACGAGTCTAATTTCTCAGAGATTCTCTGCCTGATATGCGGAAGCCCGTTCAGTGAATCAGAATTCCAGAATTTGGAAAACACGAAGCACAAGGCCCAGAAGAAAATTGATCTTTATACTGCTCATTGCTGTCAAAGCTGCAATTTCCAGATTCTACCAGCTGCTACAGATGCATACGAACATTTCTTTTCACTACTACCGAAGTCTTGGACTGAGAAAGTTGACGCTGCATCTGTCAGTAATAGCTCACTAAG AGATCAGATAAAGGACTACCTACTGGAAGAAGATGATGTAAACTGA
- the LOC120699956 gene encoding cyclin-D5-2-like isoform X2: MMPVEAAAEDWPACAFSLTCEEDGADLGDGSVDDGELFSPYNARDEEEEEYLEQLVFKEASFCCSSDSAPDCDGDGDGDGDVDGDHQLVFSEEWFRQARLAAVKWILETRGFFGFGHRTAYLAIAYFDSFLLRRRVDREAMPWAARLLSVACVSVAAKMEECRVPALSEFDAGDYDFCSASIRRMELLVLSTLGWRMGAVTPFDFLPCFSSRLHPHGGAGAGGRVALKAIGFIFATAEAGSVLDHRPSTVAAAAILAATYGPLLTKEALDSKMSYLPPSCLIEKEHVHACYSMMVGDMNRRGNKRSLPCSGSNEVASSTYDSVLVDDVTDTAAFATAVAARNKRIRLELPGIS; encoded by the exons ATGAtgccggtggaggcggcggcggaggactgGCCGGCGTGCGCGTTCTCGCTCACCTGCGAGGAAGACGGCGCCGACCTCGGCGACGGCTCcgtcgacgacggcgagctctTCTCCCCCTACAATGCCCgcgacgaggaggaagaggagtacTTGGAGCAGCTGGTGTTCAAGGAGGCCAGCTTCTGCTGCTCCTCCGACTCCGCCCCCGactgcgacggcgacggcgacggcgacggcgatgtgGACGGGGACCACCAGCTCGTCTTCTCCGAGGAGTGGTTCCGGCaagctcgcctcgccgccgtcaaGTGGATTCTTGAA ACGCGCGGATTCTTCGGGTTCGGCCACCGGACGGCCTACCTCGCCATCGCCTACTTCGATagcttcctcctccggcgacgCGTCGAT AGGGAGGCGATGCCGTGGGCGGCGCGGCTGCTGTCCGTGGCGTGCGTGTCCGTGGCCGCCAAGATGGAGGAGTGCCGGGTGCCGGCGCTGTCGGAGTTCGACGCCGGCGACTACGACTTCTGCTCGGCGTCGATCCGCCGGATGGAGCTGCTCGTGCTGTCCACGCTCGGGTGGCGCATGGGCGCAGTCACGCCCTTCGACTTCCTCCCCTGCTTCTCCTCGCGGCTCCACccgcacggcggcgccggcgccggtggccgCGTCGCCCTCAAGGCCATCGGTTTCATCTTTGCCACGGCCGAAG CTGGTAGCGTGCTTGATCACAGGCCGTCCACTGTGGCTGCAGCTGCAATCTTGGCAGCAACCTATGGACCTCTACTGACCAAAGAGGCACTGGATTCCAAGATGAGCTATCTTCCTCCGTCTTGTCTTATTGAGAAG GAGCATGTACATGCTTGCTACAGTATGATGGTTGGAGACATGAACAGGAGGGGTAACAAGAGATCATTGCCATGTTCAGGCTCCAACGAGGTTGCCAGTAGTACATATGATTctgttcttgttgatgatgttaCCGACACCGCCGCCTTTGCGACGGCGGTAGCAGCGAGGAATAAGCGGATTAGGCTGGAGCTGCCGGGCATCAGTTGA